The Gammaproteobacteria bacterium genome contains a region encoding:
- a CDS encoding Fe-S cluster assembly transcription factor, with product MRLTTRGRYAVTAMLDLALHHDQGPITLADVADRQRISLAYLEQLFTRLRRRGLVQSARGPRGGYRLGRDAADVSVAEVIAAVDESVDATRCGGKENCHDSHRCLTHDLWEGLSREIHSFLSRISLAELVAGRDAQQQMAKEGQSVSIPVWKLKRKGAHKDGRHPD from the coding sequence ATGCGACTGACCACCCGCGGACGTTACGCCGTTACGGCCATGTTGGATCTGGCCCTGCATCATGATCAGGGACCGATAACGCTGGCCGATGTCGCCGATCGCCAGAGAATCTCGCTCGCCTATCTGGAGCAGTTGTTCACCCGGCTGCGACGGCGGGGGCTGGTGCAAAGCGCGCGCGGTCCACGCGGCGGCTATCGCCTCGGCCGCGACGCCGCCGACGTGTCGGTGGCGGAGGTGATCGCCGCGGTGGACGAATCGGTGGACGCCACCCGTTGCGGCGGCAAGGAGAATTGCCATGACTCGCATCGTTGCCTGACCCATGATCTATGGGAGGGGTTGAGCCGGGAGATTCATTCCTTTCTGAGCCGCATCAGCCTGGCCGAACTGGTGGCCGGGCGTGATGCGCAACAGCAAATGGCGAAGGAAGGACAGTCCGTGTCCATTCCGGTGTGGAAACTGAAACGCAAAGGAGCACATAAAGATGGCCGTCACCCTGACTGA
- a CDS encoding iron-sulfur cluster assembly accessory protein — protein MAVTLTERAAAHVRNFLAGQRQAAGLRIGIKKTGCSGHAYVVEVAENVGAHDQIFESQGVKLVVDHEALAFLDGTELDYVREGLNESFRFNNPNVKATCGCGESFTT, from the coding sequence ATGGCCGTCACCCTGACTGAACGCGCCGCGGCGCACGTGCGGAATTTCCTGGCCGGACAACGCCAGGCCGCCGGACTGCGCATCGGCATCAAGAAAACCGGCTGTTCCGGCCACGCCTACGTGGTCGAAGTCGCCGAGAATGTGGGCGCGCATGATCAAATTTTCGAATCGCAGGGCGTCAAGCTCGTGGTGGACCACGAGGCCCTGGCCTTTCTCGATGGCACCGAGCTCGATTACGTGCGCGAAGGCTTGAACGAGAGCTTCAGGTTCAACAATCCGAACGTGAAGGCCACCTGCGGCTGCGGCGAGAGCTTCACCACATGA